The Eriocheir sinensis breed Jianghai 21 chromosome 4, ASM2467909v1, whole genome shotgun sequence genome has a segment encoding these proteins:
- the LOC127008208 gene encoding uncharacterized protein LOC127008208, with translation MHPHLGSLQSVTGAGQSLRDPCTSKEEGPPSPSFCFGGDRGGAEAVPTHKTRPGADLQRALCVGSWNVRSLSDDDRLPYLSNELRRLRVDIVALSETRRPGNGEISEGVFTFYWSGMSNGFHVRGIPMGISNHLPFVVEVAPVDERIMRARLKHTLGFMSLVAVYAPTEMRETEEKETFYAKLVSVLDQCPPRDTLIVLGDFSATTGIDRVRVGYELCVLRFTCTFKRETLQTAKECIGEHPRSRSGFASMETLENIEESRGARLAGNRDQYRVLSCRTSALLRRDKERYVRGLAEEVEGHLNANDHQPAYRALKKLRSKSSSQMSAIRTADGCLVLDMDGQRAHWAEYFEQLYMADPPRGQLPVTGLQVADADPPIDESPPSLGEVREAVAKLRGGKASGACNISAELLKAGGEAMIHGLHAVLTAIWQSGTIPPD, from the coding sequence ATGCATCCGCATCTGGGGAGCCTGCAGTCAGTGAcaggtgcagggcaaagcctacgggacccctgcacctcgaaggaggaagggccccctagcccctctttttgttttgggggtgaccggggtggtgcagaggctgtGCCCACCCACAAAACCAGGCCTGGGGCTGACCTTCAGAGGGCTCtgtgtgtgggctcctggaacgtccggagcctctcggacgatgatcgactgccctacttatcaaatgagctcagaaggctgagggtggacatagtggcactctctgagacaaggaggcctggcaATGGCGAGATCAGTGAAGGGGTGTtcaccttctactggtccggcatgagcaatggcttccatgtcagGGGAATACCTATGGGCATCTCCAACCatctgccatttgtggttgaggttgctccggttgatgagcgtataatgcgagcgaggctgaagcacacactgggcttcatgtctcttgttgcagtgtacgctcctaccgagatgcgtgaaactgaagagaaggagacgttctacgccaaactcgtctccgtattagaccagtgccctccccgggacacactcattgtcctgggcgacttcagtGCTACTACTGGCATTGACAGGGttagggttggctacgagctatgtgtacTGAGATTTACCTGTACCTTCAAACGCGAGACTCTACAAACTGCCAAGGAGTGCATCGGAGAGCatccgagatctaggagtggctttgcctcgatGGAGACGTTGGAGAATATCGAGGAGAGTCGCggtgccagacttgctgggaaccgggaccaatacagggttCTGTCATGTAGGACTAGTGCTCTcctaaggagagacaaggagaggtatgtcaggggtctcgccgaggaggtcgagggccatttaaatgcgaatgaccacCAACCTGCCTAcagagccctgaagaagctccgctccaagtcttcctctcagatgagcgctatccgaacagctgatggctgcctcgtgttggacatggatgggcagagggctcattgggctgagtactttgagcagttgtacatggcggaccctccgcgtgggcagcttccagttactgggttgcaggtggcggatgctgacccacccattgacgaaagcccaccctctctgggcgaggtcagagaggctgtggccaagttaaGGGGTGGGAAGGCATCtggcgcctgtaacatcagcgcggagctgctcaaagctggaggtgaggccatgatccacgggttgcatgcggtcttgactgccatatggcagtccggtaccattcctcctgactag